A window of the Arachis duranensis cultivar V14167 chromosome 5, aradu.V14167.gnm2.J7QH, whole genome shotgun sequence genome harbors these coding sequences:
- the LOC107488560 gene encoding 12-oxophytodienoate reductase 2 yields the protein MVAMENPLVSPYKMGKFNLSHRVVLAPLTRQRSYNHVPQSHAALYYSQRASKGGLLISEATVISLSSQWYPNIPAIWTKEQVQAWKPIVDAVHAKGAIFFCQIGHVGRVYDPEYHPEGQELISSTDKPLTQFTPPRRLRTEEISHVINDFRLAARNAIEAGFDGVEIHGAHGFLLEQFMKDKVNDRTDEYGGSLENRCRFTLEVVEAIVNEIGAERVGIRLSPYADYAESGDSNPEALGLYLVNALNKYGILYCHMVEPRMKTVGEKVESPHSLVQMRKAFNGTFIVAGGYDREDGIKAIRENRTDLVAYGRLFLANPDLPKRFALDHAPLNKYNRQTFYTSDPVVGYTDYPFLE from the exons ATGGTTGCCATGGAGAATCCTCTTGTTAGCCCTTATAAGATGGGCAAGTTCAATTTATCCCACAGGGTGGTGTTGGCACCACTCACCAGACAAAGATCCTACAACCATGTTCCTCAGTCCCATGCTGCCTTGTACTACTCTCAGAGAGCTTCCAAGGGAGGCCTTCTCATATCTGAAGCTACTGTCAtctctctatcttctcaatg GTATCCCAACATACCGGCAATATGGACTAAGGAGCAGGTCCAAGCATGGAAGCCTATTGTAGATGCTGTCCATGCCAAAGGTGCCATCTTCTTTTGTCAGATTGGCCACGTTGGAAGGGTTTATGATCCAG AGTATCATCCAGAGGGGCAAGAGCTAATATCTTCCACGGACAAGCCACTCACACAGTTCACACCACCTAGGAGGCTAAGAACAGAAGAAATTTCACATGTTATCAATGACTTTCGACTTGCTGCTAGGAATGCTATAGAAGCTG GTTTTGATGGGGTTGAGATCCATGGGGCTCACGGCTTTTTACTGGAGCAATTTATGAAAGACAAGGTGAATGATCGAACGGATGAGTACGGTGGATCGCTTGAGAATCGTTGTCGTTTCACTTTGGAAGTTGTTGAAGCTATTGTGAATGAGATAGGAGCAGAAAGAGTTGGAATTAGACTATCACCTTATGCAGATTATGCAGAATCTGGAGACTCCAATCCAGAAGCATTGGGGCTTTATTTGGTTAATGCACTCAACAAATATGGTATTCTATACTGTCACATGGTTGAACCAAGAATGAAAACTGTTGGAGAAAAGGTTGAAAGCCCTCACAGCCTTGTGCAGATGAGAAAAGCCTTCAATGGCACTTTTATTGTTGCTGGAGGATATGACAGAGAAGATGGGATCAAAGCTATAAGAGAAAACAGGACAGATCTTGTTGCATATGGTCGTTTGTTCTTGGCTAATCCAGATTTGCCAAAGAGATTTGCACTTGATCATGCTCCTCTCAACAAATACAATCGCCAAACATTCTACACTTCTGATCCTGTTGTTGGTTATACTGATTATCCATTTCTTGAATGA